Part of the Nycticebus coucang isolate mNycCou1 chromosome 22, mNycCou1.pri, whole genome shotgun sequence genome, AATAGTAAGCAGTCGAGCTAGCTCCATTCTCCAGAAGACTACATGGGTTTAAAAATGACCTTGGGGAATTTCATCATTTAGGGATGAGGAAATAGATACATggtaaaatccaaattcctttcAGAGTATCCAGCCCCTGTTTCTCACCCCTGCCATGGCCTAGCGTGACCATTGCATGCAGACAACCTCTTACATACAAGAACCCagcctgttttgttcactgctgtattcccAGTGCCTGGAATAGTGCTTGACACAGAGTATGCCcctaataaatatgtgttgaatgaataaaaagggaaaattcagCTTTTCACTAAAAATATTTGACACTCCCTTTCCCCATCAGCTGCTCAATCTCTCTTGTCTTCAGTCCTTTGCTCCATCCTCAACTCCTCTCTCAGCCCCCCACCACTGCCAATGTTCAATTAATCACAAACTCCAGCCCTTTCTGCTTCTTGACCATCTCCCAGGTCTGCCCATGTCTACCAATCCCTGCTATGCTACTTCCACCAGGCAACCTTTCTCTCTCGCCTAGGttactgtctcagcctcctcaccATCCTCCCTGACACCAGTTTGGCCCCTGGTATTCAGTCTTCACATTACAACCAAAGTGATTGATCTAAATCTCAAGTTGCTTGAATAAATATTCCATTGAGTCCCCAGTGGCCTGGCACAAAGTAtaagatttttttggggggtggggagacataggctcactctgtcaccagggaAGAGTgcagtcatcatagctcactgcaaactcaaactcctgggctcaagtgatatttctttctcagtaacctgaatagctggtactacagatgtGTGCACCATGcctgactgatttttctatttttagtagagataaggtctcgctcttgctcaggctggtcttgaactcctcagctccctcttcctgctttggcatcccagaatgctaggtttataggtatgagccaccatatgTGGCCCAAGTCCAAGATCTTCATGTGGTTTAAAAGGCTTTGCCTCATCTGTTATCCCACAACCTTATTTTAAACCATATTCTGCTCCTGCCTGGTTGAACTACTTCCAGTTCcccaaatgtactttttttttttttttggctggggctgggtttgaacccgccacctccggcatatgggactggtgccctattccttgagccacaggcaccgccccatttttttttttaaattaaatcatacctgtgtacattaatgcgatcatggggcaccatacactggttttatagaccatttgacatattttcatctcactggttaacCCGAATGTACTCTTGATAGTTCTTTTGCCTGGGGCCTCTGGCCAAGTCCTGCTCATTATTCAAGTCTCAGCTTGGGTGCCACTTTCTCCAGGAAGTCCTCCTTGACCTCCTCCACCCCACCAGGGTAAGTAAGGAATCCTCAGTGTATAGAATCAGGGCATTCCCCCCACCTTGGAGGGCTCCAGTGGTCACCTGATCCAATTTCCCTCCATTTTCCATTCCCTGGTGAGTGTCACTGCTCAAATAGCCTCCTCAGCTTCTCTGATGCCTCTCATCTTTCAACACTCATCTCAAGTCCAGACTCATCtagaaaaccttctggaaagtaaaaaaaaaaaaaaggcagcctcTGAGTCAGGATGCCCCTAGCTCAGGTCTCACCTCTGCCACTTCCTAGTGATGCAATCTTTGGCATGTCACTTTTCCTCTGACAGCCTCAGTTCTCCCTGTAAAAAGTAGATGAAAACATTAATAATATCCATTTCCTAGTTGTCCCAAGTAAAATTATAGATGTTAAAGGACAGTGTATACACTGAAGTGTTATATAGATGTGAggatgattattttctttcttagcacTGTGCTTTGCCACACTCACAGGCTGGGATCTGCCATTTGCCCTTCACTATATCCTGCCTCCAACAATCTGTTCTCTGCTACCAGAGTGGAAGCCAGCTGGGATCCAACCTCCTCTAGCCCTTCTGAGTTTTCTGGAGTTCAGAGATTGGTGCCAAGTAATAGACAGTGCATGTTATTACTATGATTATAACAGACTACCATTTATTGATAACCTACTTTGCACTAAGTACTTTCTATGACAATCACGCGCTACATAATGATGTTTCACTCAACATCAGACCATGTATGTCATGGTAGGCCTTTAAGATTATATTActggcccagtgcagtggctcatgcctataatcctagtaccctggaaggctgaggcaggtggatcgcctgagctcaggagttcgagaccagtctgagcaagagtaaaatcttgtttctactaaaaatagaaaaaaaaccccaaaaaactagctgggtgttgtggtgggcacctgtagtcccagctactcatgatgCTGAAgcaaaggatcacttaagcccaagagtttgaggttgctgtgagctatgacactatggggctttacccagagcaacagagtctCTGTTCCTCCCCCAACCCAAAagattgtattatatttttactgcAACTTTTCTATgtaggtttttttggtttttgttgttgttgttgttttatttggtttctttttctagagacagggtcttgctctttttcccaggctggggtgctggagtgcagtggggcagtcatagctcactgtagctacTCACTGTAACcacaaattcctgagctcaagtgaactTCCTGTTTTGttctcctgagtagcagggactacaggcattggcCACTGTGTCCatctaattttttaagtttttgtagcaagaaaaaaaaaaaaacttagccaacTGCTGGCTCTTCTCTTGGTCATCAGCTGAGCTGTgtccagagaaagagaaaaaaggtgcggcgcctgtggcctgtggctcagtgagtagggcgccggccccatatgccgagggtggcaggttcaaacccagccctggccaaactgcaacaacaaaaaaatagccgggcgttgtggcgggcgcctgtagtcccagctgctcgggaggctgaggcaagagaattgcgtaagcccaagagttagaggttgctgtgagctgtgtgatgccatggcactctacccgagggcggtacagtgagactgtgtctctacaaaaaaaaaaaaaaagaaagagaaaaaagaatcaaactgccaggctgggtgtggtagctcacaccagtaatcctaacactctgggagactgaggagggtggattgccctgagctcacaggtttgagaccagtctgagtaagagccagaccttgtctctaaaaacaggtgggcattgttgtgggtgcctgaagtcccagctgcttgggaggctgaagcaagagaatcacttgagttggaggttgctgtgagctatgatgctatggcactctactgagggtgacaaaatgagactctgtctcaaaaaaaaaaaaatcaaactgggGGCCTGGGAGAGGAGGTGGCTGCCATGCCACAGATGAGACACAAGGACAGCAAATTTCCCATGGGGCTGGGTAGTCATAAAGTCCCTGTTCTGTGGATGCAGTGGCTGAGAGATAGTCAGAAAGAGCCCTGGAAGTGACATCTTCTAGCAATGTCAGCACTGAACTGCTGCTCATGCCAGTGGGATCTGACAGTCAGATCATTCAGTAAAGGGGTGATGGTGATCCCTTGTTATAAAGGTTTCTATCCTCCCTGACCTAGAATTTGGGTGTAGGAGGAGGAAGTGCAGGGTTTATAGTGAACCACTAGGTGGCACTGTAAGAGGCGAGCTCACAAATTACCCAAGTAGACTCTCAAGCTGAAGAATTGGATTTTAGAGCAAAGAAATGTAAACTCTTCCTTTGACAGAAGAGATAGTTATCCGAGAGGTTATCCAAGTTGCCCAGTTTTATGATCGAGCCAATATCGGAGACCTAGTTGTGTCTATTTATAAGTCAGGAGCActtgacccttttttttttttgagaccgagtcttactatgtcgccctcaggtacagtgccgtggcgtcacagctcacagcaacctcaaactcttgggtttcagcgattctcttgcctcagcctcccaagtagctgggactacaggtgcctgccacgacgcccagctatttttttttttttttattgtagttgtcattgttgtttagcaggcccaggccaggctggaatacaccagcctcggtgtatgtggctggcgctgtaaccactgtgctaccggtaCCGAGCCAAGGTGCACTTAACCTTTAATGCTCATCAAATCACATCTATAGATACTCACTCAAGGTGTGATCTTACCTAAATCACTCACCCGCTTTgacctccgagagtgctaggattacaggtgtgaaagctaaccaaattctatttttaaaaaaaagacctGTTGGGATTTTGGTTGAAATTACATTGAGTACATTGATCATTCTGGGgagataacttcttttttttttttttttttttgagacggagtttcactatgttgccctcggtagagtgctgtggcttcacagctcacagcaacctcaaactcttggctttaagcaattctcttgcctcagcctcccaagtagctgggactacaggtgcctaccacaatgcccagctattttttggttatagttgttgttattgtttggcaggcccaggccgggtttgaacctgccagctctagtgtatatggctggtgccctagccactgagctataggcaccgagttGGGAGATAACGTCTTttatttggggattcattgagggtacaataagccaggttacactgattgcaattgttaggtaaagtccctcttgcaatcatgtcttgcccccataaagtgtgacacacaccaaggccccagggAGATAACGTCTTAATTTCACATCCTCTGATCCACGAACATGGTATATCTCTCCATTCATTGAGATCTTCTTTGGCTCATCTCAAGATAGTTGTGTAACATTCAATATAAAGATAGTTTACATATTTGTTAGatttatccctaagtattttatatttgtttatgctttttgaaaatggtacttttcaaaaatttcaattTCCTCTTTCTTACTATTATATTGAAATGTAATTGATTTTTTATACATTGACTTAGTACTCTGCAATTTTGTTAAACTCATTTAATAGTTCTAgctgattttataatttattttacctatttattATTATGCTTTTCTAGTAGATAATCATGTCAGCTATGAATAAAGACAGttgcatttcttcatttctaatctacctgccttgtatttattttttttcctttatcatacTAGTTTGTACCTACTGTACAAGATTCATAGGAGTGGTAAAAGCagactttcttttattatttatttatttattcctttgagacagggtcttactcttcaCTCAGGCGAGAGTGCAGTGACctaatcatagctcacggcagctTTGAACtgctggattcaagtgatcctcctggttcagcctcttaagtaactgggactacaggtgtgcaccaccacatctggctaaatttttcattttttaaatagaaatggaGGTCTCAATATGTTCCCCAGGCTGCACTTGAACTCCTGTTGGCTTAAGCAATCtccccacgtcagcctcccaaagtgctaggattatagggatgagctactgtgcctggccaagagcAGACATTTTAATCTTGTTCTTTAATCATAAAGGAAAAGCATTCAGTGTGTTGCATTGTTAAGTATGATATTAGCCACAGATTTTTTGTAGATGCCCTTTTTAGATGTAGATGTCAGGCTCCGGCAGCGGGAAGCTGGACCCGGGGCTCATCATGGAGCAGGTGAAGGTGCAGATTGCCGTGGCCAACGCGCAGGAGCTGCTGCAGAGAATGACGGACAAGTGTTTCCGGAAGTGCATCGGGAAGCCAGGTGGCTCCCTGGACAACTCTGAACAGAAGTGTATCGCCATGTGCCTGGACCGCTACATGGACGCCTGGAACACCGTGTCCCGTGCCTACAATTCTCGGCTGCAGCGGGAGCGGGCCAACATCTGAGTGGGAGACCGTGCTACCGCGGGGCCTCTCCCACCTCACTGCGTTTAAGTGGACGTGCCTGGCGGGGCGGGGCCCACGCGCACGTACTGTCTGCCCGTGGTGGCACCATGGGGGTGGAACCGCTGCAGCTGCTGGGACAGATGGGACTGTGTCctcctacccacccacccaccccggCCTCTGCCAGCGAGTGCAGTCTGGGTCTTGAGGCGTCTGTGCCTTTCCAAAGTACTGGCCGCCTGGTGACACCTCCTTCAGACCTGATGGGCCCAGGTCAGTCTCATGTCCTAGGCAGACCTTGTTTGGACCTTGGAGTGGGGAGTGGTCAGACCGtacttgagctgtgacctcctgagGACCGACAAATAAATTGCTggtggaagggaaaaaaaaaaaaaagaaagaaagaattgaaatttgggGCATATATGCAGACTGGGTGGTCTATGGTATGtctaaagaacaaagagaaggttGGAGGTTGTATTAGAGAGAGAAatgttatatattgctttttggGAAAGTTCATGGGCACAAGTAAGGTTCTTTTCATTGGTGAGTGATTGGGGGGGCTAAAACTAGTCTTAGAGTAGCAGCAGGTGTTTTAGCAACTATTACATAAAACTGGTTTCAAGTTAGAACAGGCAGTTTCAGCAGCTGTTCTTGCAGAGCAATGTTGTGTGCCCTGAGTGCTATCCTCCCCTGGCCTTTCAATTCTCTTAAGTAGGGTATGACAAAAAGACCCAATTCATACGATCAACTTTCTCAGACACTACTCTCTTTCAGAGATCCATAATTCAAACCAAAAATTTTGTTAGAATTCTGTCACCTTCATCATCCAAGTGGACAAGGTATGggattagtattattattattacttgggAGGTAACCTAGCGTGATGACTGAGAACTTGGCTcagctctctcccctccctctctttctctcctcctctccccccctctttctctctttctcccctctctcttcttttcactCCTCCtcggtgctgctctgcagcatccctcccttgccagTAAAAAAACCTttcgtattaaaaaaaaaaaacttggctcaGAGTCACACAGACCTTGTTGTAAACATTGgataagttactttttttttttttgagacagagtctcattatgttgcccttggtagagtgccatg contains:
- the LOC128574673 gene encoding mitochondrial import inner membrane translocase subunit Tim13-like, which encodes MSGSGSGKLDPGLIMEQVKVQIAVANAQELLQRMTDKCFRKCIGKPGGSLDNSEQKCIAMCLDRYMDAWNTVSRAYNSRLQRERANI